The nucleotide window CCACGGTTCGCTCCGCATCGCTCAGATAACGGTTGCGGGAACTGGCCGCCAACCCATCGGACTCCCTAACGGTGGGACACCCCCTCACCTTCACGGACAAGCCGAAGTCTTTGACGAGATGCCGCAGGATCGTGAGTTGCTGCCAATCCTTTTCGCCCAACCAAAGTTGACTGGGACGCACCAACCCCAGCAAGCGCATCACGACAGTGACCACACCATCAAAGTGGCCGGAGCGCCAGGGCCCACAGAGATGGGCTGTCAGGCTTGCAGGCGCCTGGAGCCGCCATCCCTCACCGCTGCCGTGTGGATATACCTGTCTCTCATCCGGACACCACAGAGCTGAGGCTCCCGCTTGATCAGTGAGCGCGCAGTCTTCCTCAAAGGTGCGTGGATAGCGATCGAAGTCTTCATCCACTCCGAACTGCAATGGATTCACAAAGGTGCTGACCAGGACAGAACCAGTCGAAGATTCGGCCCTCACCGCCGCGCTGATTAAACGGGCATGCCCCTGGTGAAGCCCCCCCATGGTGGGAACAAAGGCAATAGGACCCTGGCAGGCCTCACGCCAGGAGCGAAACTCCGAAGCCGTCCTGAGGATCTGGAGACTCAGCGCAGCACCTCGAGCTTCACCTGGGCCACACCGCTTGACGTCAGCCCAAGCTGCTTAGCCGCACCATGGCCCAAATCGATCACACGATGGCCGACGAATGGTCCACGGTCGTTGATGCGCACCACAGCTTTCCGGCCGTTCCAGAGATTGGTCACTCGCACCTTGGTTCCGAATGGAAGTGAGCGGTGGGCCGCCGTCATGGTGCCAGGGCGGAAGACTTCTCCACTGGCTGTGCGATTTCCGTAGAACCCAGGCCCGTACCAGCTGGCTTCACCGGAGTGCGTGGAGACAACAACAGGTCCCACTGGCTTGAGCGGTTCGGGAGGAGCAACCGGTTCAGGAGCAACAGGCTCGGCAATGGAGGTCTCCAGCTCAACGCTGCCTGTGGACGGTTCAACAGCAGTGGCTTCCTCAACAGGAAGAA belongs to Synechococcus sp. WH 7805 and includes:
- a CDS encoding septal ring lytic transglycosylase RlpA family protein; translation: MQRHKTLTTLITVVSASGVALYPVIARDLDEFDFIDPLDLVLPVEEATAVEPSTGSVELETSIAEPVAPEPVAPPEPLKPVGPVVVSTHSGEASWYGPGFYGNRTASGEVFRPGTMTAAHRSLPFGTKVRVTNLWNGRKAVVRINDRGPFVGHRVIDLGHGAAKQLGLTSSGVAQVKLEVLR